The Canis lupus familiaris isolate Mischka breed German Shepherd chromosome X, alternate assembly UU_Cfam_GSD_1.0, whole genome shotgun sequence genome has a segment encoding these proteins:
- the LOC119868339 gene encoding melanoma-associated antigen 8-like isoform X2, with protein sequence MLMSGADLVGFLLRKYLNKQPTSQAEVLEVLSPDMQDAWPEIWGQACECMQLVFGVEVKEVDPIAHSYVLVTVLGLSYDGMLSGEQGLPTTGLLVLLLGVILLEGDRAPEQEVWEALGVMGVFAGRQHVIYGEPRELLTHVWVQEGYVEYRQVAGSNPARYEFLWGPRAHEETSKLRVMEYVLWVNSRWPVSSLAPFDEEEWA encoded by the coding sequence ATGCTCATGAGTGGGGCTGACCTGGTGGGGTTCCTGCTCCGCAAGTATCTCAACAAGCAGCCCACCAGCCAGGCAGAGGTGCTGGAGGTCCTCAGCCCAGATATGCAGGATGCCTGGCCCGAGATCTGGGGTCAAGCCTGTGAGTGCATGCAGCTGGTCTTTGGCGTAGAAGTGAAGGAAGTGGACCCCATCGCACACTCCTACGTCCTGGTCACCGTCCTGGGCCTCAGCTACGATGGGATGCTGAGCGGTGAGCAGGGCCTGCCCACGACCGGCCTCCTGGTGCTGCTCCTGGGGGTGATCCTCCTGGAGGGCGACCGTGCCCCCGAGCAGGAGGTGTGGGAAGCCCTGGGGGTCATGGGGGTGTTTGCCGGCAGGCAGCACGTCATCtatggggagcccagggagctcCTCACCCACGTCTGGGTGCAGGAAGGCTACGTGGAGTACCGGCAGGTGGCGGGCAGCAACCCTGCCCGCTACGAGTTCctgtgggggcccagggcccaCGAGGAAACCAGCAAGCTACGGGTCATGGAGTATGTGCTATGGGTTAATAGCAGGTGGCCGGTTTCCTCCCTGGCCCCGTTTGATGAGGAAGAGTGGGCCTGA
- the LOC119868246 gene encoding melanoma-associated antigen 10-like isoform X2, with amino-acid sequence MVFGPPEEGSATPAALSAPQSSQSADRSPNGGAAGGLGQPEPPGPSGPGEAGDEEPLVEGSFRMKTAALVVFLLLKYRNKQPTSKAEMLEVFTPEYQDDFPAILSQASICLRLVFGLDVIEVDPREHSYVLNPILGLTWDGMLSDQWGIPKTSLLGLVLGLILLQDGCVSEEVWEALGFTGMKDGQEQIVCGEPGDHLTVCVQEGYLGRRQVAGSDPARFEFLWGPRSSEETNNLQVMDFMLQVGSKNLGSSLVL; translated from the coding sequence ATGGTCTTTGGCCCCCCAGAGGAGGGGTCTGCTACTCCCGCGGCCCTGAGTGCTCCCCAGAGCTCTCAGAGTGCCGACCGCTCCCCCAATGGTGGGGCAGCTGGTGGCCTTGGCCAGCCCGAGCCTCCTGGCCCCAGCGGCCCAGGGGAGGCGGGAGATGAGGAGCCCTTGGTGGAGGGCAGTTTCCGCATGAAGACGGCTGCCCTGGTGGTATTCCTGCTCCTCAAGTATCGCAACAAGCAGCCCACCAGCAAGGCAGAGATGCTGGAGGTCTTCACCCCAGAATACCAGGACGACTTCCCCGCCATCTTGAGCCAAGCGTCCATCTGCTTGCGGCTGGTCTTTGGCCTAGACGTGATTGAAGTGGATCCCAGGGAGCACTCCTACGTCCTCAACCccatcctgggcctcacctgggatgGGATGCTGAGCGATCAGTGGGGTATCCCCAAGACCAGCCTCCTGGGGCTGGTCCTGGGGTTGATCCTCCTGCAGGACGGATGTGTCTCCGAGGAGGTGTGGGAGGCTCTGGGGTTCACGGGGATGAAAGATGGCCAAGAGCAAATcgtctgtggggagcctggggacCACCTCACCGTCTGTGTGCAGGAAGGCTACCTGGGGCGCCGGCAGGTGGCAGGCAGCGACCCTGCCCGCTTTGAGTTCCTGTGGGGGCCCAGGTCCTCCGAGGAAACCAACAACCTTCAGGTCATGGACTTTATGCTCCAGGTCGGTAGCAAAAACCTGGGGTCCTCCCTGGTCCTGTGA